In a genomic window of Scyliorhinus torazame isolate Kashiwa2021f chromosome 5, sScyTor2.1, whole genome shotgun sequence:
- the LOC140418547 gene encoding uncharacterized protein, protein MERQKDAGTIEKPWKCGDCGKGFRFPSELETHHRSHTGERPFTCSECGKGFTRLTHLTAHQLVHSDMRPFKCSDCEKSFKNKFNLLTHQRVHTGERPFTCSECGKGFTQLSSLLTHQRMHSGEKPFTCTDCGKRFAQLSNLLTHQRGHTGEKPFTCPECGVTFAQLCKLLDHQRVHTGERPFTCCVCGKGFAQSSTRLRPQRIHTGVRQFICSECGKGFTQSAQLTSHQRVHSDARPFKCSTCEKSFKGKMDLLIHQRSHTGERPFTCTMCGKGFTQHSLRLKHQRSHTRETLFICSECGKGFTHSFTLQKHQRVHKRLQGLDSDIAAVNHIQD, encoded by the coding sequence atGGAGAGACAGAAGGACGCCGGCACCattgagaaaccgtggaaatgtggggattgtgggaagggattccgtttcccttctgagctggaaactcatcaccgcagtcacaccggggagagaccattcacctgttccgagtgtggaaagggattcactcgactaacacatctgactgcacaccaacttgttcactctgacatgagaccttttaaatgttccgattgtgagaagagctttaaaaacaaatttaatcttctgacgcaccagcgagttcacactggggagaggccgttcacttgctccgagtgtgggaagggattcactcagttatccagccttttgacacaccagcgaatgcacagcggggagaaaccattcacgtgcactgattgtgggaagagattcgctcagttatccaatcttctgacacaccagcgaggtcacactggagagaaaccattcacctgtcctgagtgtggggtGACATTCGCTCAGTTATGCAAACTGTTGgatcatcagcgggttcacactggggagagaccattcacatgctgtgtgtgtgggaagggattcgctcagtcatccaccCGGCTGAGaccccagcgcattcacactggggtgagacagtttatctgctctgaatgtgggaagggattcactcagtctgcCCAACTCACCtcacaccaacgtgttcactctgacgcgagaccttttaaatgttccacctgtgagaagagctttaaaggcaaaatggatctgctgattcaccagcgcagtcacactggagagaggccgttcacctgtaccatgtgtgggaagggattcactcagcattCCCTCCGGCTCAAACACCAgcgcagtcacaccagggagacattattcatctgctctgagtgtgggaagggattcactcattcattcaccctgcagaaacaccagcgagttcacaagcgattacaggggttggattctgatattgctgctgttaatcacatccaggactga